The sequence TTTGCAGAAAACCCGGCCGGAACACCCGGCGCATGGCCCAGCCGGTGTGATCCGGCCCGAGGCTGAACAGAAAGGTGGCCTGTGCCTGGTAACGCTCGAAAAGCCGTGCCAGGCAGGGTGCGCCTTCGCGCGTGCCGCGCAGTGTATCGACGTCAACCTTAAGAACGATGCGGGGCAAGGGCGCGCTCTTATTGTTGTTCGACGAGCGCGCGCGCTTCGCCGACATGGTTGCGATACGCTTCGAAAATCTTGCGCAGCGCTTCATCGAAGGTGGACGTTGGTGCCCAGTCGAGTTCTTGCATCGTGTTGTCGATTTTCGGCACGCGGTTTTGCACGTCTTGATAGCCCGAACCGTAGTACGCACCCGATGAGGTTTCAACCAGTTGGACTTTTTTGGCTTCGCTGGCGTACTCAGGGAGTTCGGCGGCGAGCGCGAGCATCTTGTGCGCGAGCTCACGCACCGAGAAGTTGTTCGCCGGATTGCCGATGTTGTAGATCTTGCCCGAGGCGATGCCGTTGGCGTTGTCGATGATCTTCATCAGTGCGCTGATGCCGTCATCGATATCGGTAAAGGCCCGCTTTTGCGCGCCACCGTCGACGAGGCTGATGTTCTCACCACGCACGATATGGCCGAGAAACTGCGTGACCACGCGCGAGCTGCCTTCTTTCGGGGTGTAGATCGAATCGAGCCCTGGGCCAATCCAGTTAAATGGCCGGAACAGGGTGAAGTTCAAACCGTCCTGCATGCCGTAGCCCCAGATCACCCGGTCCATCAGTTGCTTGGAACAGGCATAGATCCAGCGGGGCTTGTTGATTGGGCCGTAGGTCAGCTCGGAGGCGTCGGGATCAAAGGCTTCGTCGCGGCACATGCCGTAGACCTCGGAGGTCGACGGAAACACCAGATGCTTGCCGTATTTGACGGCCGAACGAACGATGGGCAGGTTGGCCTCGAAGTCCAGTTCGAACACGCGCAGTGGCTGCTGCACGTAAGTGGCTGGGGTAGCGATAGCGACCAGGGGCAAGATCACGTCGCATTTCTTCACGTGATATTCGACCCATTCTTTATTGATCGTGATGTCGCCTTCAAAGAAATGCATCCGTTCGTGCTGGAGCAGATCGCCCAGCCGGTCGGTTTGCATGTCCATGCCAAACACTTCCCAATCGGTTGTTTCGAGAATGCGTTTGGACAGGTGATGGCCAATGAAGCCATTGACGCCCAGAATCAGGACTTTTTTCATGAATGGAGGGAAGAGTGAAGAAGCTGGGTGAGTTCGGCGGGGGAGACGTTGTTCTCGGCCCCGTCTTCGTATGGGTGCTGGCTGCCCGGCGCAGATAGACGCTGTAGCGCGTGGATCCTGATGGCGCGGCCATCGCCGCATTGGGCAAAGATCGCATTATCGCTTACGTGGAGCCCCGCGGGCAAATCTGGCGGCAGCGTACCTGGGGCCGTCAGCCGTGCCCGGGCGACGATCAGGCGTGTGCCGTTGATCTCGGTGAAGGCTCCAGGATAGGGCGGAGCGACGGCGCGGATCAGGTTGTAGACCTGCTGCGCGGGTTGTTGCCAGTCGATACGGCCATCTTCGGGCTGGCGGCCGCCGAAGTAGCTGCCGCGGGCCAGGTCGTTGGGCAGGCGCGGTGCGGTGCCGGCCAGCAGCGCGGGCAGCACGCGCCAGAGCGTTTGCTCGGCGGCTACCGTGACTTTGTCAAAGACCTGGGCGGCGGTATCGTCAGGCAGGATGGGCACGGAGGTCTGGTCGATGATGGCCCCTGCGTCGGGCTTGGCGGCCATCTCGTGCAGCGTCGCGCCGGTTTCGCTTTCGCCGTTGAGCACAGCCCAGTTGGTAGGCACGCGGCCGCGATACTTCGGCAGCAGTGAGCCGTGCATGTTGTATGCGCCCCGTGTGGCTAGCGCCAGCAGCGCGACAGGCAGCATCTGCCGGTAATAAAACGAAAAAATAAAATCAGGCCGTGTTGCGCTGACAGCGGCGTGCAATGCGCCGCTTTGCGCGTCAGCCTCGGTGAGCGTGGCGATGCCATGCTCGGCGGCCACGGCGGCCACGCTGTCAAACCAGATGCGCTCGTTCGGGTTGTCATCGTGCGTGACGACCAGCGCGACGTCGACGCCGCGCGCGAGCAGTACTTGCAGGCAGCGCACGCCGACGTTGTGATAGGCAAAAACAACCGCGCGCGGCTTCACAGCGGGCCCTTGCTGCTGGTAGTGGTGCCTTGTGTGCTTTGTTGTGTGCCCTGCACACTTTGCGCGAGCGCCGGGCGCGGTGTGAGCGCGACGGCTGTGCCATTGCGCTGTTCAAGGATGGTTTGCACCAGATAGCGCGGCCGTGCCCGCACTTGCTGATAAATCCGGCCGATGTATTCGCCAAGCAGGCCGAGCGCGAAAATAATCACCCCCAGCAGAAAGAACGTAATCGCAAACAGGGTGAACACGCCTTGCACTTCGGCACCAAGGATGAAGCGGCGGATCAGCAACAGCACGAACAGTGCAGCCGAGCCCAGCGACAGGATCACGCCGATGAAAGACAGCCATTGCAGCGGCACCACCGAAAACCCGGTCACCAGATCAAAGTTGAGCCGGATCAGGCTGTAGAGAGAATATTTGGATTCGCCCGCAAAACGCTCTTCGTGTGCGACTTCAATTTCGACTGGATTTTGCGCAAAGGTATAAGCGAGCGCGGGAATAAACGTGTTGATTTCACCGCAACAGTTGATCGTATCGATGATATGGCGGCTGTAGGCGCGCAGCATGCAGCCCTGGTCGGTCATCTTGATCCGCGTGATGCGCTCGCGCAGGCGGTTCATGATTTGTGAGGCCTTGCGCCGCCACAGGCTGTCCTGGCGTTGCAGACGGATCGTGCCGACGTAGTCGTAGCCTTCGCGCATCTTGGCCGCGAGCCGGCTGATTTCTTCGGGTGGATTTTGCAGATCGGCGTCGAGCGTGATGACGATTTCGCCGCGTGATTGCTCGAAGCCCGCCAGGATCGCCATGTGCTGGCCATAGTTGCCGTTGAGCAAAATGACCCGTGTGGTGTCCGGCCGGGCGCGAAACTGTTGCGCCAGTAGCGCGGCAGACTGGTCGCGGCTGCCATCGTTGACGAAGATCACCTCATAGCTGGTTCCGAGTGCATCCAGCGCGGGATATAGCCGGGCGTAAAGCGCCGCTAGCCCGGCTTCCTCGTTGTAGACCGGAACGACGATTGAGATTTCCGGCGCGGCGTGCGACGGCTCGGTTGTGGTTTCTGCTTCTGTTTCCAGGTGGCTCATGTCCGCTTACTTTCCGTGTTGTTCGCAAATTTCGTTGACTGCCTGGCACACCCGCACGACGTCGGCTTCGGTCATCTGCGTAAACAGCGGCAGGGTGACGGTGCTGGCACCGAAGCGCTCCGCATGCGGGAACATGCCTTCGTGGAAGCCTCGTGCGCGGTAGAGCGAAAACAGATGGATTGCCGGGTAATGCACGCCCGAGCCAATGCCGCGCTGTTTGAGCGCGTCCATGAAGCCCGCGCGCTCAAGGTTCAGGTTGGCAAGCGGCAGGGTGATCTGGAACATATGCCAGTTGCTGTTGGTGAAATCCGCGACCGGCAGGCCCACTCCCAGCTTGAGCGCAGCGCCTGACGCAAATCCGGCGAAATAAGCCTGCGCCAGCTTGCGGCGCTGCGCCGTAAAACGTTCGATGTGCGGCAATTGCCCGAGCCCTACCCGGGCTGCAACATCGGTCAGGTTGTACTTGCCGCCCAGCACGTCGCAGTCCATGCCGTCGAAGCCTGTGCGGGTGATGCCTTGCAGCCGGTATTTTTGTGCCAGCAGCGCTTCGTCTTCGTTATTGAGTACCAGCGCGCCGCCTTCGATGGTGGTCAGGTTTTTGTTGGCATGAAAGCTGAATGAGACAAGGTCGCCGGACTGGCCGATACGCTTGCCGTTCCAGCTTGAGCCGAAGGCCTGCGCGGCATCTTCGATCACGCGCAGCTTGTGCTCGCGGGCGATCCGGTACAGATGGTCCATATCAACGGGCAAGCCCGACAGATACACCGGAATAATCGCCTTGGTGCGCGGTGTGATGGCTTGTTCGACCCGTGTCAGGTCGAGATTGCGGGTGCGCGGGTCGATGTCGACAAATACCGGCGTAGCGCCGGTTTCGATGATGACGTTGCTGGTGGAGACCCACGAAGCCGGAGTGGTGATGACTTCGTCACCCGGGCCCACGCCAGCGATCAACAAACCGATTTCAAGGGTGGCCGTGCCGGAATTGAAGGTGCGCACTGGACGCCCGCCGCACCAGGCGGAGAGTTCTGCTTCGAACTGCTGGTTCTGCGGGCCGGTGGTGATCCAGCCTGAACGGAGCACTTCGGCTACGCCCGCGATGGTTGCTTCATCGATTTCCGGACGAACAAACGGCAAAAACGGAACGGATGACTGGGTCATGAAAAGCTCGGCTCGATAAAAAGGGCAGAAAAAAGACAGGGCGCTGCCAGAACAGAGAGACGAAAAGCCGTCCGCTGGATGAGCAGCGGGCTGGTGTGAAGCGTATCTGGCCGGCGCACGGTTGGGCTCGACCTAACCCGGCGGCTTGGGTTAGCTACGTGCCAGCACGGCCACGCCAAGCAAAATAATGCCGATGCCGATCAGGCGTTGTAGCGATAGCACCTCGCCAAACAGATACCAGGCGGCGAACGCATTCACGACGTAGCCGAGTGACAGCATCGGATACGCAATGGAAACATCAACCCGCGATAGCCCGAGAATCCACACGACGACGCTGATCACATAGCATGCAAGGCCACCGATCACGGGCCATTGGGTGGCCAGCCTGAAACCGATGGGCAGGATGTTCGCACGGGTGAATTCGAAGTGTCCAACGGCATTTGTCCCGGCTTTGAGCAGCAATTGGGCGCAGGCATTCAATGCGACCCCGCTGAGAATGCAGATGAGTGAAACGGGATTCATGGCGTGTGCTTGTTAGAGAGTCGAATCACGGTTGTGGTTTTTCTACGATGACGCGGCGTGAATCACGGGCAATCACCTGCATCGGCACCTGCTGCGCCTTGAGTTCTTCGTAGCGGCTGGTGGGCAGCAGCGCCAGCGCGTAGCGTTCAGCTTCCCAGCGCGCGCGCCATTCGTCGATGGTGGGCACCCATTTTTCTGGCTCGACTGACACGCCAAACGCTAGCTCATCAGCGTGCTGAACCATGATGGTGGTGTGCCCGACATAGAACGGCAGGGTGTGATCCAGCACGCCAACGGAATAAAACGGCGTATCGGGTGGCAGTTGCGCCAGCGCAGCCTTGATGGCGGGCGCGAGCGGTGCCCCCGAACTGAGGCGGCCGAAAAGGTTGTGGCCCGTGCCCGCAATCGTGCCGAGCAGCAGCCAGCCAGCACCGAAGGCGATCACGGCAGCCGTGATGCCGGTTTTGCAGCGGCGGTTCAGCCATAACGCCGCTAGCGTCAGCACAAAGGCCACGCCGAGTGCGGCGAAGACCCAGGTGCGATATGCCACGTACAGCTCATTGGGATTGCGCGAATCACCCGCATGGCCGAGGAAAATCGCACCGAAAGCTGCTACGAGCAGAAAAACCGCGTAGCCCACCAGATGACGACGCCATTGGTCACGTGTCACGAGCGGCAAGTACATGCCGATCAGCAGTGCCAGCGCGGGGGCAATAGGCAAGACGTAGGAGACGAGCTTTGAATGCGAGGCGCTGAAAAAGACAAAGATGAAACTGGCCCATACCAGCAGCAGGATCACGGGCGCAAAGCCGTTGGGCTGGCGTGGCAGGCGTAGAGCGTGACGGATGCTCTGAACGCTGAGCGAGAGCCACGGCAAAAACCCCACCAGAATCACGGCGACGAAGTAATACACCGGGCCGGGCCGGTTTTGTTCCGGCGTGAGGTAGCGCTGGAATTGCTGGACGATGAAAAAGAAATTCAGGAACTCGGGGTTGCGCTGCTGCACCAGTACAAACCACGGCACCGAGAGCGCAAAAAAGAGCATCAGGCCGCTTACCAGATAGAGACGCTTCCAGATTGCCCAGTCGCGTGCGGCAAGGGTGTAAAGCACAAGCACCGCGCCTGGCAGGATTACGCCGATCAGTCCTTTGGAGAGCACCGCCAGAGCCATCGAGGCCCAGCACGCCCACATCCAGAGGCGCACCTGGTTGCTGGGCAGGTTCGGGCGCTGGGCCAGCAGTAGTGCGCACAACGTCAACGCCATCCAGAACGACAGCCCCATATCGAGGGCATTGAAGTGGCCCATCAGGTTCCAGTAGGGCGAAGTAGCGAGGACGACTGCGGCAAAGAGTCCAGCGGCAGGGTTAAACACCCGGGCTCCGGTGTAGCCGACTAGCAGCACACCCGCAAAGCCGGTGAGTGCGGTATAGAGCCGCGCCTGCCAGTCGCCAATGCCGAACCAGGCGAAGGTCAGCGCATTGGCCCAGGTTTGCAGGGGAGGTTTTTCGAAATATTTGTAGCCGTTATAGCGCGGAGTAATCCAGTCGCCGGTGACGAACATTTCACGCGCCATTTCAGCGTAACGGCCTTCATCGCTAGGCAGCAGGTAGCGCCAGCCGAGCGGGACAAACCAAACAACAGCGAGCGCCAGCACCAGCAGCACGATGGTGCTGCGCTGGAGCGTTAGCCGGTAAGGCGTATCGTTCATGGGTTTCAGCCTGTCGATTAATCAAGTGTGTTGGTTGGCCGTGTGCGCAGCAGGTTGAGTAGGGCGTTGGTGGCGGGTTGATGCCCGCTATGTGCCCCTATTTGCCCGGCCACGTACCACGTATCGCCGCGCAGTTTACGCGAACCGCGCTGGCCGCTGGCATAAAACCATGTGGGCTTAGGCTTCGATCAGCAAGGCGGCAGCGACTTTGCGGCCTTCCGCCATCAAGATGTTGTAGGTGCGGCAGGCGGCTTTGAAGTCCATGGTTTCAACACCAATGCGATGGGCCGCAAGAGCGGCTGTCAGTCTGGGATGGGGGAAACGCAGGCGCTCGCCACTGCCGAAGATCAGGACTTCGGGCGCAGGGGCAAGCAGGAGGTCGAAGTCGGCCGCGCTGAGGGTCTCAAAAGATGACACCGGCCATGCGATGACCGGTGTGTCAGGCAACAGCACAATGCTGCCGGTATGGCGCTCAAGGTTGATTTCGACGTAGCCGGGGCCATAGCCGGTAACGGTGTTGAGCGCGCCGCTGGAGTCCTGGTGTAGTTTCAAACTGGTTTTCCGGGGGTTCGTGAGAGATCGGGCTTGCCGGGCGACCCGCTGGAGGAGGCGCACGCCTTGTGTACAAACCGTTGCCGCGATGGCTGATGCATTGCGGAACTCGGCTAAAATCCGCTAAATTATAGCTTTTTGCGCGGCCCAGCCTGACAGTGCGTGATAGTGCGCTGCGGCTTTTTTTACGTCTGGCGGTGTTTCGGCGGGTACTTGAGCGGGTACTTGAGCTGATACCTGGTCAGATACTCGCTCAGGTGCCTGGTTAATGCCCGCAGGAGCTTGC is a genomic window of Paraburkholderia bonniea containing:
- a CDS encoding formyltransferase, yielding MKPRAVVFAYHNVGVRCLQVLLARGVDVALVVTHDDNPNERIWFDSVAAVAAEHGIATLTEADAQSGALHAAVSATRPDFIFSFYYRQMLPVALLALATRGAYNMHGSLLPKYRGRVPTNWAVLNGESETGATLHEMAAKPDAGAIIDQTSVPILPDDTAAQVFDKVTVAAEQTLWRVLPALLAGTAPRLPNDLARGSYFGGRQPEDGRIDWQQPAQQVYNLIRAVAPPYPGAFTEINGTRLIVARARLTAPGTLPPDLPAGLHVSDNAIFAQCGDGRAIRIHALQRLSAPGSQHPYEDGAENNVSPAELTQLLHSSLHS
- a CDS encoding Mth938-like domain-containing protein; this translates as MKLHQDSSGALNTVTGYGPGYVEINLERHTGSIVLLPDTPVIAWPVSSFETLSAADFDLLLAPAPEVLIFGSGERLRFPHPRLTAALAAHRIGVETMDFKAACRTYNILMAEGRKVAAALLIEA
- a CDS encoding glycosyltransferase; this translates as MSHLETEAETTTEPSHAAPEISIVVPVYNEEAGLAALYARLYPALDALGTSYEVIFVNDGSRDQSAALLAQQFRARPDTTRVILLNGNYGQHMAILAGFEQSRGEIVITLDADLQNPPEEISRLAAKMREGYDYVGTIRLQRQDSLWRRKASQIMNRLRERITRIKMTDQGCMLRAYSRHIIDTINCCGEINTFIPALAYTFAQNPVEIEVAHEERFAGESKYSLYSLIRLNFDLVTGFSVVPLQWLSFIGVILSLGSAALFVLLLIRRFILGAEVQGVFTLFAITFFLLGVIIFALGLLGEYIGRIYQQVRARPRYLVQTILEQRNGTAVALTPRPALAQSVQGTQQSTQGTTTSSKGPL
- a CDS encoding bifunctional UDP-4-keto-pentose/UDP-xylose synthase; this translates as MKKVLILGVNGFIGHHLSKRILETTDWEVFGMDMQTDRLGDLLQHERMHFFEGDITINKEWVEYHVKKCDVILPLVAIATPATYVQQPLRVFELDFEANLPIVRSAVKYGKHLVFPSTSEVYGMCRDEAFDPDASELTYGPINKPRWIYACSKQLMDRVIWGYGMQDGLNFTLFRPFNWIGPGLDSIYTPKEGSSRVVTQFLGHIVRGENISLVDGGAQKRAFTDIDDGISALMKIIDNANGIASGKIYNIGNPANNFSVRELAHKMLALAAELPEYASEAKKVQLVETSSGAYYGSGYQDVQNRVPKIDNTMQELDWAPTSTFDEALRKIFEAYRNHVGEARALVEQQ
- a CDS encoding DegT/DnrJ/EryC1/StrS family aminotransferase, whose protein sequence is MTQSSVPFLPFVRPEIDEATIAGVAEVLRSGWITTGPQNQQFEAELSAWCGGRPVRTFNSGTATLEIGLLIAGVGPGDEVITTPASWVSTSNVIIETGATPVFVDIDPRTRNLDLTRVEQAITPRTKAIIPVYLSGLPVDMDHLYRIAREHKLRVIEDAAQAFGSSWNGKRIGQSGDLVSFSFHANKNLTTIEGGALVLNNEDEALLAQKYRLQGITRTGFDGMDCDVLGGKYNLTDVAARVGLGQLPHIERFTAQRRKLAQAYFAGFASGAALKLGVGLPVADFTNSNWHMFQITLPLANLNLERAGFMDALKQRGIGSGVHYPAIHLFSLYRARGFHEGMFPHAERFGASTVTLPLFTQMTEADVVRVCQAVNEICEQHGK
- a CDS encoding glycosyltransferase family 39 protein → MNDTPYRLTLQRSTIVLLVLALAVVWFVPLGWRYLLPSDEGRYAEMAREMFVTGDWITPRYNGYKYFEKPPLQTWANALTFAWFGIGDWQARLYTALTGFAGVLLVGYTGARVFNPAAGLFAAVVLATSPYWNLMGHFNALDMGLSFWMALTLCALLLAQRPNLPSNQVRLWMWACWASMALAVLSKGLIGVILPGAVLVLYTLAARDWAIWKRLYLVSGLMLFFALSVPWFVLVQQRNPEFLNFFFIVQQFQRYLTPEQNRPGPVYYFVAVILVGFLPWLSLSVQSIRHALRLPRQPNGFAPVILLLVWASFIFVFFSASHSKLVSYVLPIAPALALLIGMYLPLVTRDQWRRHLVGYAVFLLVAAFGAIFLGHAGDSRNPNELYVAYRTWVFAALGVAFVLTLAALWLNRRCKTGITAAVIAFGAGWLLLGTIAGTGHNLFGRLSSGAPLAPAIKAALAQLPPDTPFYSVGVLDHTLPFYVGHTTIMVQHADELAFGVSVEPEKWVPTIDEWRARWEAERYALALLPTSRYEELKAQQVPMQVIARDSRRVIVEKPQP
- a CDS encoding SMR family transporter; translated protein: MNPVSLICILSGVALNACAQLLLKAGTNAVGHFEFTRANILPIGFRLATQWPVIGGLACYVISVVVWILGLSRVDVSIAYPMLSLGYVVNAFAAWYLFGEVLSLQRLIGIGIILLGVAVLARS